The genome window TAAAGTAAACATCTCTTTCGGCTTGATTAGTTTGCCAAAAATATTCAGCATATCTCACGGACATACTGTTGGCGATGAAAATAGGTATCTGGGGAGGTAAGTTTTGAGATAACAGCCATGATATTTTACCTTCAAATAATTCTTCATGGTTATCCATGATAGTAGTAAGGTTTTGTTTAATTTTTTGGTCAATTGTTAACCATTTACTGAGGTAGTCTTGAGGTTTTTTTTCTGAGATATGGGATAAAGTTTGTTTAATATTTTTTACTAACTCAATAATACTAATTCTGATGGGCTGACTGTTGCTATGAATAGCATCTAAGTTGTCGTCAGTGGGGGTAATAATATAGGTTAATGTTTTGTTTTCTGTTAGCCATCTTCTTAATTCTTTACTGGTAGGATATTCTCCTATTAAGATAACTATTTCTGGTTTTAATATGTCTCGATATTCTTGATTTCTTAAAATAGTGTCGTAGGTAGAAATTAAGTTTTTATTATGGTGAGAGTAGTTTCTGATGGGGGATAGGGCTTCTGATAATACGGGAAAATTTAATTTTTGAGATAAAAGTGCGATCGCACTGGTGTACAATACAGAGTTATCAGGGCAATCTACCCCCGCAATAATTATTCCTTTTTGATACTTTTGCCATTGAGAGAAAATTGCTTCATAATCTCCACTATAGTTAATTTTAAAAGAGTGATGATTTATATTTTTAAGTAAAATTTTATTCTCAATTGCTTCTTTTTCTGATTCAGTATAATTTAGTTGTTTAATAGGTGCTAAAGGTTCCCGAAAAGGCACATTAAAATGGACAACTCCCCTCATAGGATAGATAGTTTTTCCCCATCCATGAATAATATTTTGTCGAAGATAAAAAAGCATTTCTAAATCCATTGATGGTAATGATAATTCTGTTTGCCATCGGGGATAATTACCATATAAATTCACTTGATTAATAGTTTGCCCTGCGTGACATTCTCTTAGTTCTGGAGGGCGATCGCCTGTTAAAATAATTAAAGGAATATGACTATATTTAGCTTCAATTACCGCAGGAAAAAAATTAGCTCCCGCCGTGCCAGAAGTACAAACTAATGCCGTGGGTTTACGGCTACTTTTGGCAATACCAAGGGCAAAAAAACTTGCCGAACGCTCATCCAAAACAGAAATTGTTTTTATGGTAGGATGTTGAGCAAAGGCAATGGTTAAAGGAGTAGAACGAGAACCGGGGCATATGACAGCATTTTCTAATCCTAATTTAGCAAAAGTATCAACTATTAAAGAACTCCAAACAGTATTGATATTACGAAAATCTAAACTCATTATTTAAAATAAATTTATCCTATTTATTAATAATTTATTTTACCATATATATTGTATTAGCAATAACTATTTAAATTTTATTGTTCTAAGAAAAACTGATCACAAAAAATATTTTTAACTATGCAAAGTTATCTTCAAGATAATATTCTTTATATCAAGAAAAAAGATCTTCCTGAATATAAAAAAAATGCTTCTATTGTGAGAAATAATTATTTCTGGGCTTTAAAATCTATTAGTGGGTATTCTCCCCCTTCTAAAGACTGGGAATTTGAAGAAGAAGTATGGTTTGCCCTCTCTCGAATGTTACTATTTTTCACTAATTCAGGTTATCTTGGCTATAGTGAGACTATTTTAGAGTTTTCTGAAGATACTATTATCCCCGATGTCTTACGACAAGTATCTAGCAAATTATAAATTGGGGGTTACTAAATTTAGTTTAATGGGGAATAGGCAATAGTAACAGTATTTTAAATATAATTCAACAATATTCCATAATTAAGTAACTTCATAAATTAGGGGATTTAGAAAGCAAAATTTGAGCTATTTAGATAATCTAATCTTTTATTTTAATAAGTAGCTAGGCAAACACGAAATAAATTTAATTATCCATATCAATTATCCATTATTAATTATTTATCATGGCAACTTTTTTACGTCCTCTCAGTTATAAACATCAGTGGCTGTATGATACTATCTCTCGTTTAGCCGCTTTACCCGTAGGAGGAGAGAAAAGATTTCGTAATTTAGCCCTGCAAAATATTACCCTAGAAAAAAATACAAAAATCCTAGACTTATGTTGTGGTAAAGGGCAGACTACTAAATTTTTGGTGCAACATTCCCACGAAGTGACAGGGTTAGATATATCTCCTTTTGCCCTAGAGGAAGCGAAAAAAAATGTACCTCAAGCAGAATATGTGGAGGGTTTCGCCCAAGAAATGCCTTTTAGTGCGAATAAATTTGATATTGTTCATACTAGCGTAGCTTTACATGAAATGAACACGGAAGAGTTAACGCAGATTTTTGCAGAGGTTTATCGAGTTTTGAAACCTAACGGAATTTTTACTTTTATTGATTTACATAAGCCCCATAATCTTCTTTTTATCCCCGGATTAAATATTTTTATGTGGTTGTTTGAAACTGAAACGGCATGGCAATTAATCAAGACTGATTTACCGCAAATGTTACGGAGTCAAGGTTTTAAAGTTATTACTAAAAAGTTTTATGGTGGTGGTAGTTTACAGGTAATTCAGGCTCAAAAATAAGCTAATAAAAAGGAGTTATTATTTATGGATATTAATACTAGAAGTCCTCAAACTTTCGCTGATTATGCCTATAGTGCGATCGCCCTTAGTACGAAAAAAATAATTAAAAATGAAAAGGGAGTTTTAGCTGATGAAGATCCAGAATATGTACATCAAATGAGGGTAGGATTAAGAAAATTAAGAAGTGTGTTAATAGGCTTTTCTCCCGCTTTAGATTTACCGAAGATAGTAGAGGAAAAAAGCATAGGCAAAATCGCTCAAATTTTAGGAAAAAAAAGAGACAATGATGTTTTAAAAGAAAATTTACTTAAATACTATTATGACTTTCTTAATGACTCTGAAAAAGAAATTTGTCAACAGTTTATTGAAAAATTAGAGGAGAAAAATAAAGGCTGTCAAAAAAACATCATCAAAACATTAAAGGGGAAAGAATATATAGAAATAAAGGTTTCCCTAAAACAATGGTTAAAAAAACCTCAGTTTAATCTAGTGGCTTCCGTACCCATCGAGAGGGTTGCCAACCATCTTATTTCCCCCCAAGTAAGTCATTTATTATTACAATCAGGATGGTTAGTTGGTACTCAAATAAATGAAAAAAATCAAATTATTGTAAAAGAAAACTATAACCTTGAAGAAGTAGATAGTTTATTACTATACCATGAAGAAATTATCCATAATTTACGGAAAGAAGCAAAAAAAACTCGTTATCAAATGGAACTATTAACTAACTGTTATGGACAGTCCTATGATGATTTTTTGCAGTTGGTAGTACAAGCACAAGAAATTTTAGGTAATATTCAAGATAATACAGTTTTAATCGGCACAATAAAAAAAATAATTGGTAAAAATTGGAGGAAAAAACTACCTAGTTTAAATAATTTAATTATCAATAATCAACGGCAGCAATGGATGAATTGGCAGAAAATACAAAGGATATTTTTGTTAGAGATGAAAACCTTAAATTTGCACGAAATATTTAGTTTATAATTACTGCTCCTATGGTAAATAATAGGTGTTAATAATTAAGAATGAATAAATAATATTTATTTCTTTTTGCTTTTTACTAACTATTTATTATCAATAATCCATTATCCATTATCCATTATCATTTCTTGCTTTGCCCTTGGTTGGTTAAAATAAAGAGAAAAGCCATAAGATAACTAAATTTAATAAACTAAATGTCTGCAACTACAAGCCATAAAAAAGCCAAAGCCCTCAAAGCAGGTAGTCGTCGCCCCGCTAAAGAGTTGTGTAGTGAGTGTGGGTTGTGTGATACCTACTATATCCATTATGTAAAAGAAGCCTGTGCTTTTATTCATCAACAAATTGCGGAGTTAGAAACCCAAGCCCATGGGTGCTCTCGGGATTTAGATAATGAAAATGAAGTTTATTTTGGGGTGCATCAACAGATGATTACAGCCCAGAAAAAAGAACCCATCGAAGGGGCGCAATGGACAGGAATTGTAAGTGCGATCGCCTGTGAAATGTTAACCCAAGGGCTAGTAGAAGGGGTTGTATGCGTCCAAAATAGCGAAACAGATCGTTTTCAACCTAAACCCATAATTGCCACCACTACAGAGGAAATTTTGGGGGCGAGGGTAAATAAACCCACCCTTTCTCCTAATCTATCCGTATTAGAACAAATCGAACGCTCAGGGATGAAACGGCTATTGGTGATTGGGGTAGGCTGTCAAATTCAAGCCTTGCGAGAAGTAGAAGATAAGTTAGGTTTAGAAAAACTCTACGTTTTGGGTACACCCTGCGTTGATAACGTTACCCGTGCGGGATTACAAAAATTTTTAGATACCACCAGCGATTCTCCTGATACCGTGGTAGCTTACGAGTTTATGCAAGATTTTCGGGTACATTTTAAACATGAAGATGGACGGGTGGAAAAAGTACCTTTCTTTGGTTTAAAGACTAATCAGTTAAAAGATGTGTTTGCCCCTTCTTGTATGACTTGTTTTGATTATGTCAATTCCTTAGCCGATTTGGTGGTAGGTTATATGGGTTCGCCTTTTGGTTGGCAATGGATTGTGGTAAGGAATGATACGGGGCAGGAGATGTTAGATTTAGTGCAAGAGCAACTAAAAACTCAACCTGTGATGTCTAAAGGCGATCGCACTCAGGCCGTCCAAAACAGCATACCAGCCTATGATAAAGGGGTTACATTACCCATGTGGGCAGCAAAATTAATGGGGGTAGTAATCGAAAAAGTAGGCCCCCAAGGCTTGGAATATGCCAGATTTTCCATTGATTCCCACTTCACCCGCAACTATTTATACGTCAAGCGTAACTATCCTGAAAAACTAGAAGCCCACGTACCTAATTATGCAAAAAAAATTGTATCTCAATATAAATTACCTAAAGATTGAGAAATTCAAATTTACCATGTAGAATTGCAGAAATATAGCATTTTTTAGATAAATCGTCATAGAATGATGATGCTTCAACGATAACGATAAATGGAGCGTGAACAAAAGATAACAAGGCTAAACAAGACACATTGAAGATAGATTTAATTGTCCATTATCCATTGTCAATTGTTCACCGTCCATTGCTTGATAATTAACTATTGATATAAATAAGATGGAAAACCGCACCAAGGCACTAATTACAGGAATAACAGGGCAGGATGGCTCCTATTTAGCAGAATTACTCCTAAGCAAAGGCTATGAAGTCCATGGCATTATCCGCCGTACCTCCACATTTAATACTGACAGAATCGATCATATTTATCAAGATCCTCATCAGCCCGATGCTCAATTGTTTCTCCATTACGGAGACTTAACCGATGGTACTACTTTAAGGCGAATTTTAGAAGAAGTACAACCCGACGAGGTTTATAACCTTGGGGCGCAATCCCACGTTAGAGTTAGTTTTGATGCCCCAGAATTTACCGTAGATACCGTAGCCATGGGTACCCTCCGACTTTTAGAAGCCATCCGAGACTATCAAAATTATCATGATACCCAAGTAAAATATTATCAAGCAGGGTCATCAGAAATGTTTGGTAAAGTGGTAGAAGTTCCTCAAAAAGAAACCACTCCCTTTTATCCCCGTAGCCCCTACGCCTGTGCCAAAGTTTACGCCCATTGGCAAACCGTTAACCATCGGGAATCGTATAATATGTTTGCCTGTAACGGCATTCTTTTTAACCATGAAAGCCCCCGCCGTGGAGAAACCTTTGTAACTCGTAAAATTACAAGGGCGATCGCCCGTATCGTCGCAGGGCAACAAAAAGAACTATTTTTAGGAAACCTAGACTCCAAAAGAGATTGGGGCTACGCAAAAGACTATGTTGTGGCTATGTGGTTAATGTTGCAACAGGAAAAACCCGATGATTACGTCATCGCCACAGGAGAAACCCACTCCGTCAAAGAATTTTTAGAACTAGCCTTCAACTACGTTAACTTGAAATGGGAAGACTATGTACGCTTTGACGAACGTTATTTACGCCCCGCCGAAGTTGACTTATTAATCGGAGATCCTACAAAATCAAAAGAAGTCTTGGGGTGGAAACCCTCCGTTACCTTCCCCGAATTAGTCGCCCTCATGGTTGATGCTGACTTAGAAGCCTTCGGTTTAAAAACCCAAACAGGAGTACCCGTAAAAGATCAAGCCTATATCCGTCATGGCGTTTTACACAACGTTAATTAAATTTTATTGATGTCAATTATCAATTATCCATTATCAACTATCAATTAACTCCCCATGATTGAATTAACCAACAAAAAAATATTAGTAACCGGAGGCTCCGGATTTCTTGGAAAACAGGTAGTAGCCGAACTACTAAAAGCAGGGGCTACCATGGATCATATCACCATTCCTCGCTCCAAAGATTGTGACCTCACCATCTGGGAAAACTGCCAAAAAGCCGTAGAAAATCAGGACATCGTAATTCACCTCGCCGCCCATGTAGGGGGTATTGGTTTAAACCAAGCCAAACCAGCAGAACTGTTTTACGATAACCTCATGATGGGGACGCAACTTATCCACGCTTCCTATCAAGCAGGGGTAGAAAAATTTACCTGCGTTGGCACCATCTGTGCCTACCCTAAGTTTACCCCCGTACCTTTTAAGGAGGAAGACTTATGGAATGGTTATCCCGAAGAAACCAACGCCCCCTATGGTATCGCTAAAAAAGCCCTTTTAGTACAACTAGAGTCCTACCGCCAACAATATAACTTTAACGGTATTTACCTACTGCCCGTTAACCTCTATGGCCCCGAGGATAACTTTAACCCCGAAAGTTCTCATGTAATACCAGCCCTAATTAAAAAAGTCCATGAAGCCTTACAAAAAGGAGAAAAAGTAATTCCCGTTTGGGGTGATGGTAGCCCTACCCGTGAATTTTTATACTCCAATGATGCAGCGAGGGGTATTGTCATGGCAACTCAGTTATATAATTCCCCTGAGCCAATTAATTTGGGTACTAATTTTGAAATTTCCATCAAAGATTTAATTGAGTTAATCTGTGATTTGATGGGTTTTGAAGGGGAGTTGGAGTGGCAAACCGATAAACCCAATGGGCAACCCCGCCGATGTTTAGATACTTCTAAGGCAAAGGAGACTTTTGGTTTCACTGCTAATATGGAACTACGTCAGGGGTTGAAAAATACCATTGATTGGTATGTTAGTAATTGATAATTGAGAATTGAGAATTGTAGAGTTTGAATCTTTTACAGTAGTATCGGTTGCCCTCATACTTCTAATATCAAGTCCGCTTGATCACTTACAAATTATTAGTGTTAAAATCTTAGTTCAATTTATTGAACGAAATAATATTAGCCGTGTAATTCATTACACGGTGGGGTGACAGGGAAGACTGTATCTCCATCAGAAAAACCTCAATCTTAATCAAAATAATGGCAATAAAAAGATCATCATCTCAGGATAAAAAAGAGCGTTTACCCCTTCAGCGTAAGAGTAAATTTCAAGCTCCTTCCTCGGAGGATATGGATATTTTATTGCCTCAACAAATTGCGGAAGATGGGGAGCAAAATGAGGATAAGATTAGACCTCAAAAATTGGCTGATTATATTGGCCAGAAAGATTTAAAAGGGGTGCTAAACATTGCGATCGCAGCGGCGAAACAACGCCAAGATCCCTTAGATCATATCCTATTATATGGTCCCCCCGGACTGGGTAAAACCACCATGTCCCTAATTTTAGCTTCGGAAATGGGGGTAAACTGCAAAATTACCGCAGCCCCAGCCCTCGAGCGCCCTCGGGATATTATCGGCTTATTAGTCTCTTTACAAGCAGGGGATATTTTATTTATCGATGAAATTCATCGTCTCAATCGGGTAACGGAGGAATTACTGTACCCTGCCATGGAAGATAACAGGTTAGATGTAACCATCGGGAAAGGGCAATCGGCAAAAATTCGTAGTATTCCCCTAAAACCCTTCACCCTCATCGGTGCCACCACCAAAATCGGTTCATTAACTTCCCCCCTGCGCGATCGTTTTGGCTTGATTCAAAGGTTACAATTCTATCAACTCGATGAATTAACGGAAATCGTCAAAAGATCTGCCCAAATATTCGATGTTAATATTGATGAACAAGGGGCGCAAGAAATTGCCCGTCGCTCGAGGGGTACTCCCCGCATCACTAATCGTCTTTTGCGCAGGGTGAGGGATTTTGCTCAGGTAAAAGGTGTTAAAAAAATTGACCAAAACACCGCCAGTGAAGCCCTTGACCTTCATAATGTTGATCGCCTAGGGCTAGATTGGACAGATAGACTGGTACTTTCCACCATCATAGAACAGTTTAACGGTGGCCCAGTAGGGCTAGATGCGATCGCCTCTGCCACAGGAGAAGACGCAAAAACCATCGAAGAAGTTTACGAACCCTACCTATTACAAATCGGCTTTATCAACCGTACCCACCGAGGAAGAATCGCCACGGAAAAAGCCCAAGAACATTTATTACAAATATAGTCAAGCACAATTCAGGATTTTACTGGCGTGGATGATGGGATTGAATTTGAACCCCATCCCAAAGACTTCCCTAATTGAAAACCCATAGAGCTTAACATTACTTTACAATAGAGATTAAAGGAATAAAAAAAATCTGAGCATCAATAATGTTGAACTATCAAACATGGCAATGGCGGGGTTATAACATCGGCTACCAATCCTACGGAAAAAAAGAAGGCCCTGCGGTGGTGTTAGTCCATGGCTTTGGAGCAAACTGTGGTCATTGGCGCAAAAATATCCCCGTCTTAGGGGAAGACTTTAATTGCTATGCCTTAGATTTAATAGGCTTTGGGGCATCCGCAAAACCCGAACCCGATGACGATATTAGCTACACTTTCGACACATGGGCGCAACAGGTAGCAGATTTTTGTAAAGAAATAGTCGGTAGCCCCGTATATCTGGTGGGTAACTCCATCGGTTGTGTGGTGATAATGCAAACCGCCGTAGATTTTCCTGACCTAGTATTGGGCATTGCCGCCCTAAATTGTTCCCTCCGATTGTTACATGAGAGCAAAAGAAAAAGTCTTCCTTGGGTGCGTAATGTAGGGGCAACAGCCATGCAAAAAGTATTAAAAAATAGAGCCATTGGTAATTTTTTCTTTCAACAAATCGCCAAGCCCAAAGTTATTCGCAGAATTTTATCCCAAGCCTATCGCCGTAGTGATGCCATTACCGATGATTTAATTGAGTTAATCTATCAACCCTCTCAAGATGTAGGTGCGGCGGCGGTATTTCTTGCTTTTACGGGATACTCAGGGGGGCCATTGGCGGAGGAATTATTACCTATTTTGCCCTGCCCTGCGATCATTTTATGGGGTACAGAAGATCCATGGGAACCCATTGAGATGGCGAAAGAATGGGCTAATTTTGCCACAGTGAAACGGTTTATTCCCCTCGAAGGTTTAGGGCATTGCCCCCAAGATGAAGCCCCAGAGGTGGTAAATCCTATTTTGAAAAATTGGATTATAGATAGCGAAAAATTACAACCGTTACAGGTTTAATTATCCATGGTGAGAGTTAGACTATTTTTTCTTAGTTTGTCGATTTTTGGTTTTGTAATATATTATATTTAGGGTTATTACTGAGTTACTAAGGTTATGGGACAATTAGAATACAAGCCAAATGTGCGCACTTGCGGAATAAATTTAAATCATTGGTATGTGGTAGCTAGATGTGTAGAAGTTACTGACAAACCTGTTAGTGTAACCCTTTGGCATAATGAAATTGTCCTTTTCCGAGATAGCCAAGGAAAAATTAATGCTTTGGAAGATCGTTGTCCTCATCGTCAGGTAAAATTGAGTGCGGGGAAGGTGGTGAGTGATAGTGTGGAATGTGCTTATCATGGGTGGCGATTTGATGAGGGAGGAAGTTGCTCTTTTGTACCTTACCTTGAAGAAAAGCAAAAGTTACCTAGTTGCAAAATTAAAAGTTATCCTGTCCAAGAGTTGGATGGTTTTATCTGGTTATTCCCGGGGGATGGAAATAGTGATGCGGTTAGCCCCATGGGTTTACCTGAGTGGGAGCATTTAAATTATATTGCTAGTGTGGCCCAAGTTGATTGCCCGGGGCATTATTCTTATTTAATTGAGAATTTGATGGATATGCACCATGGACATCTACACGACAACTATCAGGCGTGGGCTTCAGCTACTCTGAATAAAATTGATGTGAGTGATACGAGGGTGGATGTGTTATATGATGCCCAGAGTTATTATCGCATTGACAAAATTTGGTCTATTTCTCAGCTGTTTTTCCCTTCATTACGGAAGTTACACCCCGAACCTTTGAGGGTTAGTTATGTTTATCCCCATTGGAGTTCTAGTTTAGGGCAAGATTTTAGAATCTATTGTCTTTTTTGTCCTGTGAATGAAACTACGACGAAGGCTTATTTGATTCATTTTACTTCTTTGGAGTCTTTTTGGCGTTTACATAAGTTGCCTGTGTGGTTTAGACGGTTTATAAAAGATAGTCTTTTTAATGCGGCTAAGGGTTTATTACAGGGGTTAATTGTTCAGGATGTGGAAATGATTATCCAAGAGCAAAAGGCTTTTAATGAGAATCCTTTACAGCGTAATTATGAGTTAAATCGTGCGATCGCCAAGGTGCAACAGTTGATCATCACTCAGTTTACAAAGACGATTGACAATAACTAATTATTATCTTTTCCCTGTTCCCTATTCCCCTTTCCTTCGATTTCCTCGATGATTTTCGCCCATGCCTGGGAGGGATTTTCAGCTTGGGTAATGGGACGCCCAATTACTAAATAATCAGCTCCAGAGGCGATCGCCCTTGCGGGGGTCATAATACGCTCTTGATCGCCTTTTACTGCCCATGCAGGACGCACCCCAGGGCATACGAGAATAAAATCATCTCCGCATACTTCCTTTAACTTTGATGCTTCTTGGGGAGAACATACCGCCCCATCCATACCTGATTCTTTGGCCAGTAAAGCATTATTTAAGGCATATTCAGGCAGTTCTATGGGAACTTTGAGGTCAAAGGCGAGTTGACGACTACTAATGCTCGTCAGAACGGTAATTGCGAGAAGTTTTGGGTGACCCTGCCCCCCTTCCAAAATGACTTCCTTCGCTGCTTTGAGGGCTTCCCGTCCTGCGGTGGCGTGGATGGTGAGTAAGTCCACATCATATTTTAAAACTGATTTTGTGGCGTTTTTGACGGTGTTGGGAATGTCATGAAATTTGAGATCGAGAAATATTTTTTTACCTTCATCCTTGAGGAATTGTAATACTTCGCCCCCCGTAGCAACAAACAACTCTAACCCGACTTTCCAAAAATTGACCTCGGGTAAACTACGGATAAGGGAGATCGCACTTTGTGCATCGGGAACATCTAAAGGAACAATAATTTTATCGCTAGGACTTTCCATATACAAACCAACTAAAACTAGACCATTTTACCAGAAATTGAGAGATAGGAGGATGGAGACATAACGGCAATAAAAGTAAATAATTGTTGGCGTTGTTTAATGACAGTGTGAAATGTTATTGAATCACAATCAACATTCAATATTTAAAATATTATTACTATTCCCCGTTCCCTGTTCCCTATTCCCTTGCCTAAAATATCGCTTGTCAAGGATAATAGATATATTAAGAGCAGTTCGTAAAAATAATTATTATGAGTAAAGGAACACTATTCGATAAAGTTTGGGATTTGCACACCGTTGGAACATTACCCTCTGGACAAACTCAATTATTTATCGGTTTACATTTAATTCATGAAGTAACCAGCCCCCAAGCCTTTGCAATGTTGAGAGAAAGGGGTTTGAAAGTCTTATTTCCCGATCGCACCGTCGCCACAGTAGATCACATCGTACCCACCGAAAGCCAAGCGCGCCCTTTTGCTGATACCCTCGCCGAAGAAATGATCCAAGCCTTGGAAAATAACACCAAGGAAAACGGCATCAGATTTTACAACACCAACTCAGGAAATCAAGGTATCGTCCACGTAATTGCCCCCGAACAAGGTTTAACCCAACCCGGCATGACCATTGCCTGTGGTGATTCCCATACCTCCACCCATGGAGCCTTCGGTGCGATCGCCTTTGGTATTGGTACATCCCAAGTCAGAGACGTATTAGCCTCCCAAACCCTCTCCCTCACCAAACTAAAAGTAAAAAAAATTGAAGTCAATGGCACCCTACCCCAAGGAGTTTACGCCAAAGACGTAATCCTTCATATCATCCGTAAACTAGGAGTAAATGGCGGTGTAGGCTATGCCTACGAATACGCAGGAACAACCTTCGAACAGATGAGCATGGAAGAAAGAATGACAGTCTGTAATATGTCCATTGAAGGGGGCGCCCGTTGCGGTTATGTAAATCCGGACCAAACCACCTTTGACTATCTCAAAGATCGTGATTTTGCACCCAAAGGAGAAGCATGGGATCAAGCTGTGCAATGGTGGCAAAGTCTGCGTAGTGATGACGATGCCCAATATGATGATGTAGTTACCTTTGATGCCTCCCAAATCGAACCCACCGTCACATGGGGTATCACCCCCAGCCAAGGCATAGGTATTAATGAATCTATGCCCAACCTCGACATCCTCTCCGAAAATGATAGGGAAATTGCAGTTCAAGCCTTTGAATACATGCAATTACAACCGGGGCAACCCATTAAAGGTACTCCCATCGATGTATGCTTTATTGGCAGTTGCACCAATGGCCGAATAACTGATTTAAGGGAAGCAGCCAAATTTGCTCAAGGTCATCACGTCGCCGAAAACGTTAAAGCCTTTGTGGTTCCTGGTTCTGAAAGGGTTAAAAAAGTAGCCGAAGCCGAAGGATTAGACAAAATTTTTGTAGAAGCAGGTTTTGAATGGCGCGAACCTGGTTGCTCTATGTGTTTAGCCATGAATCCCGACAAACTA of Cyanobacterium sp. HL-69 contains these proteins:
- a CDS encoding C3: similar to Vanillate O-demethylase oxygenase — translated: MGQLEYKPNVRTCGINLNHWYVVARCVEVTDKPVSVTLWHNEIVLFRDSQGKINALEDRCPHRQVKLSAGKVVSDSVECAYHGWRFDEGGSCSFVPYLEEKQKLPSCKIKSYPVQELDGFIWLFPGDGNSDAVSPMGLPEWEHLNYIASVAQVDCPGHYSYLIENLMDMHHGHLHDNYQAWASATLNKIDVSDTRVDVLYDAQSYYRIDKIWSISQLFFPSLRKLHPEPLRVSYVYPHWSSSLGQDFRIYCLFCPVNETTTKAYLIHFTSLESFWRLHKLPVWFRRFIKDSLFNAAKGLLQGLIVQDVEMIIQEQKAFNENPLQRNYELNRAIAKVQQLIITQFTKTIDNN
- the leuC gene encoding 3-isopropylmalate/(R)-2-methylmalate dehydratase large subunit — its product is MSKGTLFDKVWDLHTVGTLPSGQTQLFIGLHLIHEVTSPQAFAMLRERGLKVLFPDRTVATVDHIVPTESQARPFADTLAEEMIQALENNTKENGIRFYNTNSGNQGIVHVIAPEQGLTQPGMTIACGDSHTSTHGAFGAIAFGIGTSQVRDVLASQTLSLTKLKVKKIEVNGTLPQGVYAKDVILHIIRKLGVNGGVGYAYEYAGTTFEQMSMEERMTVCNMSIEGGARCGYVNPDQTTFDYLKDRDFAPKGEAWDQAVQWWQSLRSDDDAQYDDVVTFDASQIEPTVTWGITPSQGIGINESMPNLDILSENDREIAVQAFEYMQLQPGQPIKGTPIDVCFIGSCTNGRITDLREAAKFAQGHHVAENVKAFVVPGSERVKKVAEAEGLDKIFVEAGFEWREPGCSMCLAMNPDKLQGDQISASSSNRNFKGRQGSAQGRTLLMSPAMVVAAAVHGKVADVREL
- the pyrF gene encoding orotidine 5'-phosphate decarboxylase PyrF; its protein translation is MESPSDKIIVPLDVPDAQSAISLIRSLPEVNFWKVGLELFVATGGEVLQFLKDEGKKIFLDLKFHDIPNTVKNATKSVLKYDVDLLTIHATAGREALKAAKEVILEGGQGHPKLLAITVLTSISSRQLAFDLKVPIELPEYALNNALLAKESGMDGAVCSPQEASKLKEVCGDDFILVCPGVRPAWAVKGDQERIMTPARAIASGADYLVIGRPITQAENPSQAWAKIIEEIEGKGNREQGKDNN
- a CDS encoding putative alpha/beta hydrolase superfamily; this encodes MLNYQTWQWRGYNIGYQSYGKKEGPAVVLVHGFGANCGHWRKNIPVLGEDFNCYALDLIGFGASAKPEPDDDISYTFDTWAQQVADFCKEIVGSPVYLVGNSIGCVVIMQTAVDFPDLVLGIAALNCSLRLLHESKRKSLPWVRNVGATAMQKVLKNRAIGNFFFQQIAKPKVIRRILSQAYRRSDAITDDLIELIYQPSQDVGAAAVFLAFTGYSGGPLAEELLPILPCPAIILWGTEDPWEPIEMAKEWANFATVKRFIPLEGLGHCPQDEAPEVVNPILKNWIIDSEKLQPLQV